From the Pungitius pungitius chromosome 6, fPunPun2.1, whole genome shotgun sequence genome, one window contains:
- the anln2 gene encoding anillin, actin binding protein 2 isoform X7: MEEEKENSALKRQREPVSEDNVPSTLEGNDEKKRRRLEVAGWSPKPSSSGLQAEFYSKPDTPMVPSVRSRIQQLSRRREGASPLAQRCLSDPGGYSPSVSPYGRVFREATIGQAEFHQRLERFKGPDFQASPTQTTGQASTPQMTRSNFVSAIQQKLHSTPAPSSKQASRIHQQRDCDVGIKDGSFSEAIAACEEKLSSSGPDGELNSSDETNTSKIIDQMFEEVLECAESVGEEERRGDEYSGDPDSGIGVSPGNKDETEEASQKSGEEEEEEEEESKEEQCDESNRPECSSDELTFPPSGILSPLSRAVEAVVTPLRRAASREANPSSLLSTPEESHHPSPVEAAPLYSIEAYRTQRQNKLPTAQSVASGVQRQAPEKSQPQTSANTKEKIMALREEAGKLQTMIKQTLQALSCCTDEEHGRGSLEEAEAEKLLLVSSEKHSALQAEVARLRESGGDDEDGSQQPCRGTVRITNIQLPLKVEFVCSSHKRAGRPSHYFFVLIRYGPCNIIATPLATAADAQNGDTISFQTSITLKDIRSTFAIDVEVYSLSHISGSKFSVDQTSTKSRVTPRKLLNTITRSSNSVTSAALPALNTARSSSFVLVGSHQITLASLGHSKFPLDKMKLDGKIRRLLGDEFQEKVPFLSPLEGNIYLRLDSESHSDVQHQGFLTMFELIGGFGVWHRQYFVLVGCTMFHWNHPNDRETKEAEGSISLSSSHSRCVRTVKRDSCARPFTFELVSNVPEQQDASAKLWFSADSKQESLDWMEKLNQSLLDFNTWKQTSAAQVEAGQSDSCSSGKLRESIL, from the exons atggaggaggagaaggagaacagtgCTTTAAAAAGACAGAGGGAACCTGTGTCAGAAGACAATGTCCCCTCCACATTAG AGGGGAATGATGAAAAGAAGCGGCGCCGCCTGGAGGTAGCCGGTTGGAGTCCAAAACCATCCTCGTCAGGACTCCAAGCAGAGTTCTACTCAAAGCCGGACACACCGATGGTTCCTTCAGTCCGGTCCAGGATCCAGCAGCTGAGCCGAAGACGAGAGG GGGCATCTCCTCTGGCCCAGCGGTGCCTCTCGGATCCTGGGGGGTACAGCCCATCAGTCAGCCCCTATGGAAGGGTCTTCAGAGAGGCTACCATTG GTCAGGCAGAGTTTCATCAACGGCTGGAGCGCTTTAAAGGGCCCGACTTCCAGGCTTCTCCCACTCAAACGACAGGCCAGGCCAGCACCCCCCAGATGACCCGCTCCAACTTTGTGTCCGCCATTCAGCAGAAACTCCACAGCACTCCAGCACCCAGCTCCAAGCAGGCTTCTCGCATTCACCAG CAGAGGGATTGTGACGTTGGGATCAAAGACGGCAGCTTCTCTGAAGCTATTGCAGCATGTGAAGAGAAGCTATCTTCGAGTGGGCCAG atgGGGAGCTGAATTCTTCCGATGAGACCAATACATCCAAGATCATCGATCAGATGTTTGAAGAAGTCCTGGAATGTGCTGAAAGtgttggggaggaggagaggaggggagatgaATACTCCGGCGACCCCGACAGTGGCATTGGCGTTTCCCCCGGAAATAAAGACGAGACGGAAGAAGCGTCGCAGAAgagtggtgaggaggaggaggaggaggaggaggagtccaaAGAAGAGCAGTGTGATGAGAGCAACAGGCCTGAATGCAGCAGCGATGAGCTGACCTTCCCTCCCAGTGGCATCCTCTCTCCTCTGAGTAGGGCTGTGGAGGCTGTGGTCACCCCACTG CGGCGGGCAGCGAGCCGCGAGGCCaatccttcctctcttctctcgaCTCCAGAAGAGAGCCACCACCCCTCTCCTGTGGAAGCTGCTCCTCTATACAG tattGAGGCCTAccgcacacaaagacagaatAAGCTGCCCACCGCTCAGAGCGTCGCTTCTGGTGTCCAGAGACAAGCTCCAGAGAAGTCTCAACCTCAGACCTCCGCTAACACCAAGGAGAAGATCATG GCCCTGAGGGAGGAAGCAGGGAAGCTGCAGACGATGATCAAGCAGACCCTGCAGGCTCTGAGCTGTTGTACCGATGAGGAGCACGGACGGGGCTCACTGGAGGAGGCTGAAGCTGAAaagctcctcctcgtctcct CTGAGAAGCACTCGGCCCTGCAGGCGGAGGTGGCCAGGCTGCGAGAGTCCGGAGGAGACGACGAGGACGGTTCCCAGCAGCCCTGCAGAGGGACCGTCCGCATCACCAACATCCAGCTGCCTCTCAAGGTGGAGTTTGTCTGCTCCTCCCACAAACGCGCAG GTCGGCCGAGCCACTACTTTTTCGTGCTAATCCGCTACGGGCCGTGCAACATCATCGCTACCCCGCTGGCCACGGCTGCTGATGCTCAGAATGGAGACACCATCTCCTTCCAGACCTCCATCACTCT GAAAGATATCCGCTCAACCTTTGCGATTGATGTCGAGGTCTACAGCCTG TCGCACATATCGGGGAGTAAGTTCAGCGTGGACCAGACCTCCACCAAGTCgcgg GTTACACCAAGAAAGCTTCTGAACACGATCACA AGATCCAGTAACAGTGTGACAT CTGCTGCGCTTCCTGCTCTGAACACTGCTCGCTCCAGCAGCTTTGTTCTGGTAGGCTCCCATCAGATCACCTTGGCCTCGCTGGGACACAGCAAGTTCCCTCTGGATAAG ATGAAACTTGATGGCAAAATCAGGAGACTGCTGGGAGATGAATTTCAGGAAAAG GTGCCTTTTCTCTCACCTCTAGAGGGCAACATCTACCTGCGACTGGACAGCGAGAGTCACTCTGATGTCCAGCACCAAGGCTTCCTG ACAATGTTCGAGTTGATCGGTGGCTTCGGGGTGTGGCATCGCCAATATTTTGTCCTGGTGGGGTGCACCATGTTTCACTGGAACCACCCCAACGACAGAGAGACCAAG GAGGCAGAGGGCAGCATCTCTCTGTCCAGCTCCCACAGTCGCTGCGTCCGGACCGTGAAGAGAGACTCGTGTGCTCGACCTTTCACCTTTGAGCTGGTCAGCAACGTCCCTGAGCAGCAGGACGCCAGCGCCAA GTTGTGGTTCTCAGCCGACAGCAAACAGGAGAGTCTGGACTGGATGGAGAAACTCAATCAATCGCTGTTGGACTTCAACACGTGGAAGCAAACATCAGCAGCTCAAGTGGAGGCTGGTCAGTCGGACTCGTGCAGCAGTGGGAAGCTGAGGGAGAGCATTCTGTAA
- the anln2 gene encoding anillin, actin binding protein 2 isoform X3: MEEEKENSALKRQREPVSEDNVPSTLEGNDEKKRRRLEVAGWSPKPSSSGLQAEFYSKPDTPMVPSVRSRIQQLSRRREGASPLAQRCLSDPGGYSPSVSPYGRVFREATIGQAEFHQRLERFKGPDFQASPTQTTGQASTPQMTRSNFVSAIQQKLHSTPAPSSKQASRIHQEREEELNQLPFQPISENAWLKRSISDPASSRQRDCDVGIKDGSFSEAIAACEEKLSSSGPGEKAPSDCEAHIELDCSNKEQNEVREEKGNEDEQPGTQQPPTVLKLCFNEDQSFSKAPFSEEQSVSQLSTFDEQSLLEAARAEQSDTTERVEISLATEHGECELFSHEGGNGSSYSEEGIELSTDAELRLWQYPRDEDASVAAGEQEEDVFVKEEERELESSGVEPGCVAKHIPNGECYSGGAPVEMAEAFEVQEDESCRPEESQSTLDKPSGDKESLGGLREEAGTEDVYVCSMKPNQKDAGRCIERDDVYKQSHEMQTVCIEGDNMAVKSDRSSSKKETADSPPAALTETRTGCTELKIDIKQGAEVQVQSSNTDGKDGSQSLTHVPGSDHLLKSEQMEQDAVGGRQGVDGLGTRKAEEGGRSKKVAFILKPELINDSTPSENNTSTGSSVDSSMSGENDGELNSSDETNTSKIIDQMFEEVLECAESVGEEERRGDEYSGDPDSGIGVSPGNKDETEEASQKSGEEEEEEEEESKEEQCDESNRPECSSDELTFPPSGILSPLSRAVEAVVTPLRRAASREANPSSLLSTPEESHHPSPVEAAPLYSIEAYRTQRQNKLPTAQSVASGVQRQAPEKSQPQTSANTKEKIMALREEAGKLQTMIKQTLQALSCCTDEEHGRGSLEEAEAEKLLLVSSEKHSALQAEVARLRESGGDDEDGSQQPCRGTVRITNIQLPLKVEFVCSSHKRAGRPSHYFFVLIRYGPCNIIATPLATAADAQNGDTISFQTSITLKDIRSTFAIDVEVYSLSHISGSKFSVDQTSTKSRVTPRKLLNTITRSSNSVTSAALPALNTARSSSFVLVGSHQITLASLGHSKFPLDKVPFLSPLEGNIYLRLDSESHSDVQHQGFLTMFELIGGFGVWHRQYFVLVGCTMFHWNHPNDRETKEAEGSISLSSSHSRCVRTVKRDSCARPFTFELVSNVPEQQDASAKLWFSADSKQESLDWMEKLNQSLLDFNTWKQTSAAQVEAGQSDSCSSGKLRESIL; this comes from the exons atggaggaggagaaggagaacagtgCTTTAAAAAGACAGAGGGAACCTGTGTCAGAAGACAATGTCCCCTCCACATTAG AGGGGAATGATGAAAAGAAGCGGCGCCGCCTGGAGGTAGCCGGTTGGAGTCCAAAACCATCCTCGTCAGGACTCCAAGCAGAGTTCTACTCAAAGCCGGACACACCGATGGTTCCTTCAGTCCGGTCCAGGATCCAGCAGCTGAGCCGAAGACGAGAGG GGGCATCTCCTCTGGCCCAGCGGTGCCTCTCGGATCCTGGGGGGTACAGCCCATCAGTCAGCCCCTATGGAAGGGTCTTCAGAGAGGCTACCATTG GTCAGGCAGAGTTTCATCAACGGCTGGAGCGCTTTAAAGGGCCCGACTTCCAGGCTTCTCCCACTCAAACGACAGGCCAGGCCAGCACCCCCCAGATGACCCGCTCCAACTTTGTGTCCGCCATTCAGCAGAAACTCCACAGCACTCCAGCACCCAGCTCCAAGCAGGCTTCTCGCATTCACCAG GAACGAGAAGAGGAGTTGAACCAGTTGCCTTTCCAACCAATCAGTGAGAACGCCTGGCTGAAGAGGAGCATCTCTGATCCCGCCTCGTCTCGG CAGAGGGATTGTGACGTTGGGATCAAAGACGGCAGCTTCTCTGAAGCTATTGCAGCATGTGAAGAGAAGCTATCTTCGAGTGGGCCAG GTGAAAAGGCACCCAGTGACTGTGAAGCTCACATAGAGCTTGACTGCTCTAATAAGGAGCAGAATGAAGTCAGGGAGGAGAAAGGAAATGAAGACGAGCAGCCAGGGACCCAACAACCACCAACAGTGTTGAAGTTGTGTTTCAACGAGGATCAGAGTTTCTCCAAAGCCCCTTTCAGTGAGGAGCAGAGTGTGTCCCAGTTGTCCACATTCGATGAGCAAAGCTTGCTGGAAGCGGCCCGTGCAGAGCAGTCAGACACGACTGAAAGGGTTGAGATTTCACTGGCAACTGAACATGGCGAGTGTGAATTGTTTTCGCATGAAGGAGGAAATGGTTCTTCATACAGCGAAGAGGGGATTGAGCTGTCAACAGATGCGGAGCTCCGTTTGTGGCAATATCCTCGAGATGAGGACGCGTCTGTTGCAGCTGGTGAACAGGAGGAAGATGTGTTtgtcaaagaggaggagagagaattaGAATCATCTGGAGTGGAACCAGGCTGTGTCGCAAAACACATCCCGAATGGGGAATGTTATTCGGGGGGCGCCCCTGTTGAGATGGCCGAGGCTTTTGAAGTGCAGGAAGATGAGAGTTGTAGACCTGAGGAGTCACAAAGCACTTTAGATAAACCAAGCGGAGACAAAGAGTCCCTCGGAGGACTTCGTGAGGAAGCAGGTACAGAAGATGTTTACGTTTGTAGCATGAAACCAAACCAGAAGGACGCAGGTAGATGTATTGAAAGGGATGATGTGTATAAACAATCACATGAGATGCAGACAGTTTGCATAGAAGGAGACAACATGGCTGTAAAGTCAGACAGAAGTAGCAGCAAGAAAGAAACTGCGGATTCTCCTCCGGCTGCACTGACAGAAACACGGACAGGTTGCACAGAGCTCAAAATAGATATCAAACAAGGGGCAGAAGTTCAGGTGCAATCATCGAACACTGATGGAAAAGATGGAAGTCAGAGTTTGACACATGTCCCAGGGTCAGATCACCTTTTGAAGAGCGAGCAAATGGAGCAGGATGCGGTAGGTGGGAGGCAGGGTGTAGATGGGCTGGGGACTCGCAAAGCAGAGGAAGGAGGGCGCTCAAAGAAAGTCGCCTTCATCCTGAAGCCCGAGCTCATCAACGACTCGACCCCGTCTGAGAACAATACCTCCACAGGGTCCAGCGTAGACAGCAGTATGTCAGGGGAGAACG atgGGGAGCTGAATTCTTCCGATGAGACCAATACATCCAAGATCATCGATCAGATGTTTGAAGAAGTCCTGGAATGTGCTGAAAGtgttggggaggaggagaggaggggagatgaATACTCCGGCGACCCCGACAGTGGCATTGGCGTTTCCCCCGGAAATAAAGACGAGACGGAAGAAGCGTCGCAGAAgagtggtgaggaggaggaggaggaggaggaggagtccaaAGAAGAGCAGTGTGATGAGAGCAACAGGCCTGAATGCAGCAGCGATGAGCTGACCTTCCCTCCCAGTGGCATCCTCTCTCCTCTGAGTAGGGCTGTGGAGGCTGTGGTCACCCCACTG CGGCGGGCAGCGAGCCGCGAGGCCaatccttcctctcttctctcgaCTCCAGAAGAGAGCCACCACCCCTCTCCTGTGGAAGCTGCTCCTCTATACAG tattGAGGCCTAccgcacacaaagacagaatAAGCTGCCCACCGCTCAGAGCGTCGCTTCTGGTGTCCAGAGACAAGCTCCAGAGAAGTCTCAACCTCAGACCTCCGCTAACACCAAGGAGAAGATCATG GCCCTGAGGGAGGAAGCAGGGAAGCTGCAGACGATGATCAAGCAGACCCTGCAGGCTCTGAGCTGTTGTACCGATGAGGAGCACGGACGGGGCTCACTGGAGGAGGCTGAAGCTGAAaagctcctcctcgtctcct CTGAGAAGCACTCGGCCCTGCAGGCGGAGGTGGCCAGGCTGCGAGAGTCCGGAGGAGACGACGAGGACGGTTCCCAGCAGCCCTGCAGAGGGACCGTCCGCATCACCAACATCCAGCTGCCTCTCAAGGTGGAGTTTGTCTGCTCCTCCCACAAACGCGCAG GTCGGCCGAGCCACTACTTTTTCGTGCTAATCCGCTACGGGCCGTGCAACATCATCGCTACCCCGCTGGCCACGGCTGCTGATGCTCAGAATGGAGACACCATCTCCTTCCAGACCTCCATCACTCT GAAAGATATCCGCTCAACCTTTGCGATTGATGTCGAGGTCTACAGCCTG TCGCACATATCGGGGAGTAAGTTCAGCGTGGACCAGACCTCCACCAAGTCgcgg GTTACACCAAGAAAGCTTCTGAACACGATCACA AGATCCAGTAACAGTGTGACAT CTGCTGCGCTTCCTGCTCTGAACACTGCTCGCTCCAGCAGCTTTGTTCTGGTAGGCTCCCATCAGATCACCTTGGCCTCGCTGGGACACAGCAAGTTCCCTCTGGATAAG GTGCCTTTTCTCTCACCTCTAGAGGGCAACATCTACCTGCGACTGGACAGCGAGAGTCACTCTGATGTCCAGCACCAAGGCTTCCTG ACAATGTTCGAGTTGATCGGTGGCTTCGGGGTGTGGCATCGCCAATATTTTGTCCTGGTGGGGTGCACCATGTTTCACTGGAACCACCCCAACGACAGAGAGACCAAG GAGGCAGAGGGCAGCATCTCTCTGTCCAGCTCCCACAGTCGCTGCGTCCGGACCGTGAAGAGAGACTCGTGTGCTCGACCTTTCACCTTTGAGCTGGTCAGCAACGTCCCTGAGCAGCAGGACGCCAGCGCCAA GTTGTGGTTCTCAGCCGACAGCAAACAGGAGAGTCTGGACTGGATGGAGAAACTCAATCAATCGCTGTTGGACTTCAACACGTGGAAGCAAACATCAGCAGCTCAAGTGGAGGCTGGTCAGTCGGACTCGTGCAGCAGTGGGAAGCTGAGGGAGAGCATTCTGTAA
- the anln2 gene encoding anillin, actin binding protein 2 isoform X1, with the protein MEEEKENSALKRQREPVSEDNVPSTLEGNDEKKRRRLEVAGWSPKPSSSGLQAEFYSKPDTPMVPSVRSRIQQLSRRREGASPLAQRCLSDPGGYSPSVSPYGRVFREATIGQAEFHQRLERFKGPDFQASPTQTTGQASTPQMTRSNFVSAIQQKLHSTPAPSSKQASRIHQEREEELNQLPFQPISENAWLKRSISDPASSRQRDCDVGIKDGSFSEAIAACEEKLSSSGPGEKAPSDCEAHIELDCSNKEQNEVREEKGNEDEQPGTQQPPTVLKLCFNEDQSFSKAPFSEEQSVSQLSTFDEQSLLEAARAEQSDTTERVEISLATEHGECELFSHEGGNGSSYSEEGIELSTDAELRLWQYPRDEDASVAAGEQEEDVFVKEEERELESSGVEPGCVAKHIPNGECYSGGAPVEMAEAFEVQEDESCRPEESQSTLDKPSGDKESLGGLREEAGTEDVYVCSMKPNQKDAGRCIERDDVYKQSHEMQTVCIEGDNMAVKSDRSSSKKETADSPPAALTETRTGCTELKIDIKQGAEVQVQSSNTDGKDGSQSLTHVPGSDHLLKSEQMEQDAVGGRQGVDGLGTRKAEEGGRSKKVAFILKPELINDSTPSENNTSTGSSVDSSMSGENDGELNSSDETNTSKIIDQMFEEVLECAESVGEEERRGDEYSGDPDSGIGVSPGNKDETEEASQKSGEEEEEEEEESKEEQCDESNRPECSSDELTFPPSGILSPLSRAVEAVVTPLRRAASREANPSSLLSTPEESHHPSPVEAAPLYSIEAYRTQRQNKLPTAQSVASGVQRQAPEKSQPQTSANTKEKIMALREEAGKLQTMIKQTLQALSCCTDEEHGRGSLEEAEAEKLLLVSSEKHSALQAEVARLRESGGDDEDGSQQPCRGTVRITNIQLPLKVEFVCSSHKRAGRPSHYFFVLIRYGPCNIIATPLATAADAQNGDTISFQTSITLKDIRSTFAIDVEVYSLSHISGSKFSVDQTSTKSRVTPRKLLNTITRSSNSVTSAALPALNTARSSSFVLVGSHQITLASLGHSKFPLDKMKLDGKIRRLLGDEFQEKVPFLSPLEGNIYLRLDSESHSDVQHQGFLTMFELIGGFGVWHRQYFVLVGCTMFHWNHPNDRETKEAEGSISLSSSHSRCVRTVKRDSCARPFTFELVSNVPEQQDASAKLWFSADSKQESLDWMEKLNQSLLDFNTWKQTSAAQVEAGQSDSCSSGKLRESIL; encoded by the exons atggaggaggagaaggagaacagtgCTTTAAAAAGACAGAGGGAACCTGTGTCAGAAGACAATGTCCCCTCCACATTAG AGGGGAATGATGAAAAGAAGCGGCGCCGCCTGGAGGTAGCCGGTTGGAGTCCAAAACCATCCTCGTCAGGACTCCAAGCAGAGTTCTACTCAAAGCCGGACACACCGATGGTTCCTTCAGTCCGGTCCAGGATCCAGCAGCTGAGCCGAAGACGAGAGG GGGCATCTCCTCTGGCCCAGCGGTGCCTCTCGGATCCTGGGGGGTACAGCCCATCAGTCAGCCCCTATGGAAGGGTCTTCAGAGAGGCTACCATTG GTCAGGCAGAGTTTCATCAACGGCTGGAGCGCTTTAAAGGGCCCGACTTCCAGGCTTCTCCCACTCAAACGACAGGCCAGGCCAGCACCCCCCAGATGACCCGCTCCAACTTTGTGTCCGCCATTCAGCAGAAACTCCACAGCACTCCAGCACCCAGCTCCAAGCAGGCTTCTCGCATTCACCAG GAACGAGAAGAGGAGTTGAACCAGTTGCCTTTCCAACCAATCAGTGAGAACGCCTGGCTGAAGAGGAGCATCTCTGATCCCGCCTCGTCTCGG CAGAGGGATTGTGACGTTGGGATCAAAGACGGCAGCTTCTCTGAAGCTATTGCAGCATGTGAAGAGAAGCTATCTTCGAGTGGGCCAG GTGAAAAGGCACCCAGTGACTGTGAAGCTCACATAGAGCTTGACTGCTCTAATAAGGAGCAGAATGAAGTCAGGGAGGAGAAAGGAAATGAAGACGAGCAGCCAGGGACCCAACAACCACCAACAGTGTTGAAGTTGTGTTTCAACGAGGATCAGAGTTTCTCCAAAGCCCCTTTCAGTGAGGAGCAGAGTGTGTCCCAGTTGTCCACATTCGATGAGCAAAGCTTGCTGGAAGCGGCCCGTGCAGAGCAGTCAGACACGACTGAAAGGGTTGAGATTTCACTGGCAACTGAACATGGCGAGTGTGAATTGTTTTCGCATGAAGGAGGAAATGGTTCTTCATACAGCGAAGAGGGGATTGAGCTGTCAACAGATGCGGAGCTCCGTTTGTGGCAATATCCTCGAGATGAGGACGCGTCTGTTGCAGCTGGTGAACAGGAGGAAGATGTGTTtgtcaaagaggaggagagagaattaGAATCATCTGGAGTGGAACCAGGCTGTGTCGCAAAACACATCCCGAATGGGGAATGTTATTCGGGGGGCGCCCCTGTTGAGATGGCCGAGGCTTTTGAAGTGCAGGAAGATGAGAGTTGTAGACCTGAGGAGTCACAAAGCACTTTAGATAAACCAAGCGGAGACAAAGAGTCCCTCGGAGGACTTCGTGAGGAAGCAGGTACAGAAGATGTTTACGTTTGTAGCATGAAACCAAACCAGAAGGACGCAGGTAGATGTATTGAAAGGGATGATGTGTATAAACAATCACATGAGATGCAGACAGTTTGCATAGAAGGAGACAACATGGCTGTAAAGTCAGACAGAAGTAGCAGCAAGAAAGAAACTGCGGATTCTCCTCCGGCTGCACTGACAGAAACACGGACAGGTTGCACAGAGCTCAAAATAGATATCAAACAAGGGGCAGAAGTTCAGGTGCAATCATCGAACACTGATGGAAAAGATGGAAGTCAGAGTTTGACACATGTCCCAGGGTCAGATCACCTTTTGAAGAGCGAGCAAATGGAGCAGGATGCGGTAGGTGGGAGGCAGGGTGTAGATGGGCTGGGGACTCGCAAAGCAGAGGAAGGAGGGCGCTCAAAGAAAGTCGCCTTCATCCTGAAGCCCGAGCTCATCAACGACTCGACCCCGTCTGAGAACAATACCTCCACAGGGTCCAGCGTAGACAGCAGTATGTCAGGGGAGAACG atgGGGAGCTGAATTCTTCCGATGAGACCAATACATCCAAGATCATCGATCAGATGTTTGAAGAAGTCCTGGAATGTGCTGAAAGtgttggggaggaggagaggaggggagatgaATACTCCGGCGACCCCGACAGTGGCATTGGCGTTTCCCCCGGAAATAAAGACGAGACGGAAGAAGCGTCGCAGAAgagtggtgaggaggaggaggaggaggaggaggagtccaaAGAAGAGCAGTGTGATGAGAGCAACAGGCCTGAATGCAGCAGCGATGAGCTGACCTTCCCTCCCAGTGGCATCCTCTCTCCTCTGAGTAGGGCTGTGGAGGCTGTGGTCACCCCACTG CGGCGGGCAGCGAGCCGCGAGGCCaatccttcctctcttctctcgaCTCCAGAAGAGAGCCACCACCCCTCTCCTGTGGAAGCTGCTCCTCTATACAG tattGAGGCCTAccgcacacaaagacagaatAAGCTGCCCACCGCTCAGAGCGTCGCTTCTGGTGTCCAGAGACAAGCTCCAGAGAAGTCTCAACCTCAGACCTCCGCTAACACCAAGGAGAAGATCATG GCCCTGAGGGAGGAAGCAGGGAAGCTGCAGACGATGATCAAGCAGACCCTGCAGGCTCTGAGCTGTTGTACCGATGAGGAGCACGGACGGGGCTCACTGGAGGAGGCTGAAGCTGAAaagctcctcctcgtctcct CTGAGAAGCACTCGGCCCTGCAGGCGGAGGTGGCCAGGCTGCGAGAGTCCGGAGGAGACGACGAGGACGGTTCCCAGCAGCCCTGCAGAGGGACCGTCCGCATCACCAACATCCAGCTGCCTCTCAAGGTGGAGTTTGTCTGCTCCTCCCACAAACGCGCAG GTCGGCCGAGCCACTACTTTTTCGTGCTAATCCGCTACGGGCCGTGCAACATCATCGCTACCCCGCTGGCCACGGCTGCTGATGCTCAGAATGGAGACACCATCTCCTTCCAGACCTCCATCACTCT GAAAGATATCCGCTCAACCTTTGCGATTGATGTCGAGGTCTACAGCCTG TCGCACATATCGGGGAGTAAGTTCAGCGTGGACCAGACCTCCACCAAGTCgcgg GTTACACCAAGAAAGCTTCTGAACACGATCACA AGATCCAGTAACAGTGTGACAT CTGCTGCGCTTCCTGCTCTGAACACTGCTCGCTCCAGCAGCTTTGTTCTGGTAGGCTCCCATCAGATCACCTTGGCCTCGCTGGGACACAGCAAGTTCCCTCTGGATAAG ATGAAACTTGATGGCAAAATCAGGAGACTGCTGGGAGATGAATTTCAGGAAAAG GTGCCTTTTCTCTCACCTCTAGAGGGCAACATCTACCTGCGACTGGACAGCGAGAGTCACTCTGATGTCCAGCACCAAGGCTTCCTG ACAATGTTCGAGTTGATCGGTGGCTTCGGGGTGTGGCATCGCCAATATTTTGTCCTGGTGGGGTGCACCATGTTTCACTGGAACCACCCCAACGACAGAGAGACCAAG GAGGCAGAGGGCAGCATCTCTCTGTCCAGCTCCCACAGTCGCTGCGTCCGGACCGTGAAGAGAGACTCGTGTGCTCGACCTTTCACCTTTGAGCTGGTCAGCAACGTCCCTGAGCAGCAGGACGCCAGCGCCAA GTTGTGGTTCTCAGCCGACAGCAAACAGGAGAGTCTGGACTGGATGGAGAAACTCAATCAATCGCTGTTGGACTTCAACACGTGGAAGCAAACATCAGCAGCTCAAGTGGAGGCTGGTCAGTCGGACTCGTGCAGCAGTGGGAAGCTGAGGGAGAGCATTCTGTAA